The genomic DNA TCGATGAGCTCCGACGACACCTCGCGTCAGCATGCGTCCGTTCATGACAGAGCGCTCGACAACGTCAGGTCGGACTCCGCACGATGGAGGCACGACGTCGTCGGTGCACCACCGGTCGCACCCGACGCCTCGCTCCGTAGCTCAGCCCGGAAGAGCAGCTCCCCCATAAGGAGTGGGTCGCAGGTTCGAATCCTGCCGGAGCGTCTCCGCGGACTCGCGCGACTGCGACCTCCCGGGCGCGCTCAGGGAAGGACGGCCCCCGTGCTCCGAACCAGCACCGCTCCCCGCGCGTCGCCCAGGGTGGTCTCCTCGAATCCCAAGGCGCCGTATACGTGCCGAGCTCGCTCGTTCTCCCTGCTCACGTGAAGGCTCACCCGTTCCACGCCGCGCTCGCGCGCCAGGTCGAGCAACCCTTCGACCAGGCTGCGGCCCACTCCCCGGCCCCGCGCCCGTTCCTCGACCGCGACGACGAGCTCCGGCACGTCCTCGTCGACGAACCCCGCTCGGTGGTCGGTCGCGGAGAAGAACCTGTACCACGCCGCCCCGAGCGGCGCCCCGTCGACCGCGACCACCCCTGCGTCGCCCGGACGCCGTCCGAAACCGTCGAGGTAGGAGTCCGCCCGCCCTGTCGTCAGGTGCTGCGCGAACGCCGCCTCGTCCCACGTCTCACGCCATCTCCACGCGGCATGGATCGCCCGCTGCAGCACGCCGATGTCGTCGGCCGTCGCCTCGCGCAGCATGCAGTCCACGCCGGGTCCGGGCCCGGCTGTCGGGCCCGGCTGAGAGGATCGATGCGCCATCGCCCCAGACTCGCACGAGGAGACCCATGCGCACCCGGTCCACCACCCGCCGGCCCGTCCTCGAGCGACTCGTCCTGCCCGAGCTGCAGGACCTCGCGGCGCAGGAGCTGCACGCCCAGGCCACGTACGACGCCGTGCGCGTCACCGGCGGAGACGTCTCCGGCCGCGACCTCACCGGCACCACCTTCACGGAGTGCGAGCTGATCGATGTCACCGCGCACGAGACGGGCCTGCAGTCCGCGCGGCTCATCGAGACCCGGATCGAGCGGCTGAACGCGCCGGTGCTGAGGGCGACCCGTTCCACCTGGCGTCACGTGGAGATGTCAGGCTCGCGGCTCGGGGCCCTCGACCTCGACGACGCCGCGGTGCGTCAGGTCAGGATCGTCGGCAGCAAGATCGCCTGGCTGAACCTGCGCTCCGCGACCCTCGAGGACGTCCTGCTCGAGGACTGCACCCTCGAGGAGCTCGACCTCACCGGCGCCGCCGCTGCCCGCGTCTCCTTCGTGAACTGCCGGGCGGGCAGCGTCGCCCTCGCCCACGCACGGCTGAAGGACGTCGACCTGCGGGGGCTCGAGATGGGCTCGATCAGCAATCTCGAGGGCATGGCCGGGGCGACTCTCGATGCCCAGCAGGTCACGGCGCTGGCGCCGGCCTTCGCGAGCCACCTCGGTCTGCGGGTGGAGGGGTGACCTCTCACCCCGAACGTCCGTCGACCTCCGTACGCTGGAGCTCCACCACCGCACCCGACGAAGGAGTCGCCCGATGTCAGGTATCCGCGCCCTCACCCTCCTCCTCGAGAACCCCTCCGCCGCCGCGACCGCGCTGCGCGATGTGCTCGGCTGGCAGATCGAGGCGGACTTCGGCAGCTTCGCCTCGCTGACCGCGCCGGGAAGCATCCCGCTGTGGATCAACGCCCCGGGCGATGGCGAGGAGCCTTCCCGCGGCATCGTGATCCACCTGGACTGCACGGACGTCGACACGGCCTTCGAGCAGGCCGTCTCCCGCGGCGCCGTCGTCGTGCGGGAACCGACCGACATGGATTTCGGCGAGCGCTCCGCCTGCGTGCGGATCGCCGCTGCCCCCGGCGTCACGATCGACTTCTCACGCCCCGTGGGGTGAGCAGAGGCGGAACGCGGGCCGGGGGCGTCCCCGGCCCGCGCCCGACCTGCGGGCCACGGGTCAGCCCCGGCCGCTGACCCGCTGCTTCTTCGAGCTGATCTCTCCGGTGTTGAAGCCCGCGAGGTGCAGCCCGCCGTGGAAGCGGGCGTGCTCGATCTTCACGCAGCGGTCCATGACCACGTCCAGGCCTGCGTCCTCGGCGAGCGCGGCGGCCTCCTCGTGCCAGGAGCCCAGCTGCAGCCACAGCGCCTTCGCGCCGACGTCGATCGCTTCCTGCGCCACGCCCGGCAGGTCCTCGTGCCGGCGGAACGCGTCCACCAGGTCCGGGACCACCGGGAGATCGGCGAGCGAGTCGTAGGCGGGCCTGCCCAGGATCGTCTCGGCCCGAGGATTGACGAAGTAGACGTCGTACGGCGAGCTGGAGAGCAGGTACGTGGCCACGAAGTAGCTGGCTCGGGCGGGATTCGCCGAGGCGCCGACGATCGCGATGCTCTTCGTCCGTCGCAGGATCGCCAGTCGCTGCGGCGCCGAGGGGCCCCGCCAGGTGCGCTGGGTCGTGTCCGTCATCGCGTCTCTCCTGTCGCCGCCGTGATCGCCTGGTCGAGGTCCCAGAGGATGTCCTCGACGTCCTCGAGGCCCACCGAGATGCGGATCAGGTCCGGCCGCACCCCGCCCTCGACGAGCTGCTGCGGACTGAGCTGCTGATGGGTGGTCGAGGCCGGGTGGATCACCAGGGTGCGGGCATCGCCGACGTTCGCCAGGTGCGAGGCGAGCTGCAGGTTCTCCATCACCGCCTCTCCCGTCGCGCGGGCCGCGGAGGCCCGGTCCTCGTCGCTCGCGAACTCCCCGACGGGGCCCACCCCGAAGGCGAACACGGCGC from Brachybacterium sacelli includes the following:
- a CDS encoding GNAT family N-acetyltransferase; translated protein: MAHRSSQPGPTAGPGPGVDCMLREATADDIGVLQRAIHAAWRWRETWDEAAFAQHLTTGRADSYLDGFGRRPGDAGVVAVDGAPLGAAWYRFFSATDHRAGFVDEDVPELVVAVEERARGRGVGRSLVEGLLDLARERGVERVSLHVSRENERARHVYGALGFEETTLGDARGAVLVRSTGAVLP
- a CDS encoding CoA-binding protein, with the protein product MTDTTQRTWRGPSAPQRLAILRRTKSIAIVGASANPARASYFVATYLLSSSPYDVYFVNPRAETILGRPAYDSLADLPVVPDLVDAFRRHEDLPGVAQEAIDVGAKALWLQLGSWHEEAAALAEDAGLDVVMDRCVKIEHARFHGGLHLAGFNTGEISSKKQRVSGRG
- a CDS encoding VOC family protein; translation: MSGIRALTLLLENPSAAATALRDVLGWQIEADFGSFASLTAPGSIPLWINAPGDGEEPSRGIVIHLDCTDVDTAFEQAVSRGAVVVREPTDMDFGERSACVRIAAAPGVTIDFSRPVG
- a CDS encoding pentapeptide repeat-containing protein, whose protein sequence is MRTRSTTRRPVLERLVLPELQDLAAQELHAQATYDAVRVTGGDVSGRDLTGTTFTECELIDVTAHETGLQSARLIETRIERLNAPVLRATRSTWRHVEMSGSRLGALDLDDAAVRQVRIVGSKIAWLNLRSATLEDVLLEDCTLEELDLTGAAAARVSFVNCRAGSVALAHARLKDVDLRGLEMGSISNLEGMAGATLDAQQVTALAPAFASHLGLRVEG